The following are encoded together in the Microterricola viridarii genome:
- a CDS encoding ATP-binding cassette domain-containing protein, with amino-acid sequence MAGTVAHRFPIVTSDLTIEYPPHGASPAHVAVRGLTLRVAPGEVLGLLGESGSGKSTIARVLSTLSVEPGPDLRPVITGGDALVFGVPLRGLSRRKAAKLGFNIGFLAQDAGSTLESTSTVAELVAEPILLRDRHFDRRELEGLVVTMIDAVRLPLSILGRYPYELSSGQRQRVALARALILEPTLLIADEPTAGVDVTVRAAITELFAELQRERAFTALVISHDVAVLRAVADRIAILYQGVLVGLGTIDEVFDDPSHPYVARLAESFHDAH; translated from the coding sequence ATGGCTGGCACCGTGGCGCACAGATTCCCGATCGTGACGAGCGATCTGACGATCGAGTACCCGCCGCATGGGGCCAGCCCCGCCCATGTTGCCGTGCGCGGGCTCACGTTGCGCGTCGCGCCCGGCGAGGTGCTCGGCCTGTTGGGCGAGAGCGGTTCGGGCAAGAGCACCATCGCCCGGGTGCTCTCGACCCTCTCTGTGGAGCCGGGGCCGGACCTGCGTCCCGTCATCACCGGCGGTGACGCCCTGGTGTTCGGAGTGCCGTTGCGCGGCCTCAGCCGCCGCAAGGCGGCCAAACTGGGCTTCAACATCGGCTTCCTGGCCCAGGATGCCGGCTCGACGCTTGAGTCGACGTCGACGGTGGCCGAGCTCGTCGCCGAGCCGATCCTGCTGCGCGACCGGCACTTCGACCGGCGCGAGCTGGAGGGCCTGGTGGTGACGATGATCGACGCTGTGCGGCTGCCACTCAGCATCCTCGGCCGCTATCCCTACGAACTGAGCAGCGGGCAGCGGCAACGCGTCGCCCTGGCCCGCGCGCTGATCCTCGAGCCGACGCTGCTCATCGCCGATGAGCCCACCGCCGGCGTCGACGTCACGGTGCGCGCAGCCATCACCGAACTCTTCGCCGAACTGCAGCGGGAGCGCGCCTTCACCGCGCTCGTGATCAGCCACGACGTGGCCGTGCTGCGCGCCGTCGCCGACCGCATCGCGATCCTCTACCAGGGCGTGTTGGTGGGGCTCGGCACGATTGACGAGGTCTTCGACGACCCCAGCCACCCCTATGTGGCTCGACTCGCAGAGAGCTTCCACGATGCCCACTAG